One Salarias fasciatus chromosome 22, fSalaFa1.1, whole genome shotgun sequence DNA segment encodes these proteins:
- the LOC115409771 gene encoding leucine-rich repeat and immunoglobulin-like domain-containing nogo receptor-interacting protein 1 isoform X1 — protein sequence MQAGHQMFERSVVHQRLCWGALYLLAAGVALTSESRWLCPPSCRCNAALLEASCSSGQLPSVPDDLPQEAKLLNLTNNTIKTLERRQFHTSTQLLDLDLSDNLLAILEAEAFLGLQSLLRLRLNHNRLKIIPVGAFAGLANLQLLDISSNQILVFLDFTFSDLASLQFLKATENDLVFISRQAFTGLGSLQELYLDGGNLTAVPTEALAQLRVLRRLHCYRLGLNTLPNYSYRPLVHLKELVISHCLWLEALSGNSLFGLNLTSLSITHCNLSAVPYIPLHHLVYLVYLDLSFNPITYIHGNLLGDLLRLQELHLIGGSLLRIELGAFGGLVHFRSLNVSGNLLTTLEGGAFHSVDALKTLGLDNNPLACDCRLLWMVRRQPYVDFGGRRPTCATSVQLQSWDFLEFSRDELQTLLTCRQPRILNRKPQEVRVDQGHTVEFHCSADGDPVPSVSWLNPQLRLLSPDGRIRALSNGTLEVRYAQPQDSGTYLCVALNAAGNDSLTVSLLVRAFTSTSRTPFRLKGWPVLPSSPPDRAANEKLPFDVKTLLIAATIGFFSFFSSVSLCFVFMLFWSKSKGQIKHTATIAYVPRSAVSNGGTSNRQETSRFTMKLI from the coding sequence aTGCAGGCAGGCCACCAGATGTTTGAGAGGTCTGTCGTCCACCAAAGGCTATGCTGGGGAGCTCTCTACCTGCTGGCGGCAGGCGTGGCGTTAACATCTGAATCCCGCTGGCTGTGCCCACCGTCCTGCCGCTGCAATGCCGCGCTGCTGGAGGCCAGCTGCTCCAGCGGTCAACTCCCGTCCGTACCCGATGATCTCCCGCAAGAGGCGAAGCTACTTAACTTGACCAACAATACGATCAAGACTCTGGAGCGTCGGCAGTTCCACACGTCAACACAGCTGCTGGACTTGGATCTGAGTGACAATCTGTTGGCAATCCTCGAAGCTGAAGCCTTTCTCGGCCTGCAGAGCCTGTTGAGGCTGCGTCTTAATCACAACCGCCTGAAGATTATTCCAGTGGGAGCGTTCGCCGGTTTGGCAAACCTGCAGTTGTTGGATATAAGCAGCAATCAGATCCTAGTTTTTCTAGACTTCACTTTCAGTGACTTGGCGAGCCTCCAGTTTCTTAAAGCAACTGAGAACGACTTAGTTTTTATCTCTCGTCAGGCTTTTACTGGACTGGGCAGCCTGCAGGAGCTGTACCTGGATGGCGGGAACCTGACCGCTGTGCCGACAGAGGCCCTCGCACAGCTGAGGGTGCTGAGACGGCTGCATTGTTACCGACTGGGCCTCAACACGCTGCCGAACTACTCCTACCGCCCCCTGGTGCACCTTAAAGAACTGGTCATTTCTCATTGCCTCTGGCTTGAGGCGCTGTCAGGAAACAGCCTCTTTGGTCTAAATCTCACATCTCTAAGCATCACGCACTGCAACCTGAGCGCTGTGCCCTACATCCCTTTACATCATCTCGTATATCTCGTATACCTTGATCTCTCTTTCAACCCTATCACCTACATTCACGGGAACCTTCTGGGAGACCTTCTCCGGCTCCAGGAGCTGCATCTCATCGGGGGCTCGTTGCTCCGGATTGAGCTTGGAGCGTTCGGGGGATTGGTGCATTTCAGATCGCTGAATGTGTCCGGAAACCTTCTCACCACACTGGAGGGAGGAGCCTTCCATTCAGTGGACGCCCTGAAAACTCTCGGGCTCGATAACAATCCGCTGGCGTGTGACTGCCGTTTGCTCTGGATGGTGCGAAGGCAGCCGTACGTGGACTTCGGCGGACGCCGGCCGACTTGTGCTACCTCGgttcagctgcagagctgggACTTCCTGGAGTTCTCCCGGGACGAGCTCCAGACTCTGCTCACCTGTCGACAGCCCCGAATCCTAAACCGCAAACCTCAAGAAGTGCGGGTGGACCAGGGACACACGGTGGAGTTCCACTGCAGTGCGGACGGTGATCCCGTGCCTTCCGTCAGCTGGCTCAACCCGCAGCTCAGACTTTTATCGCCCGATGGCAGAATACGAGCTCTCTCCAACGGCACGCTGGAGGTTCGTTACGCTCAGCCTCAAGACAGCGGTACTTACCTGTGCGTGGCGTTGAACGCAGCGGGAAACGACAGCCTGACAGTCAGCCTTCTTGTCCGAGCATTCACCTCCACATCAAGGACCCCCTTCCGTCTCAAAGGCTGGCCCGTGCTACCGTCGTCCCCTCCGGACAGGGCCGCCAACGAAAAGCTCCCGTTCGATGTCAAGACTCTGCTGATCGCAGCAACCATTGGCTTCTTCTCATTTTTCAGCTCTGTGagcttgtgttttgttttcatgttgttttggaGTAAGAGCAAAGGCCAAATTAAACACACAGCCACCATCGCATACGTGCCCCGAAGCGCCGTGTCGAATGGAGGGACCAGCAACAGGCAGGAGACGAGCCGGTTCACCATGAAACTCATATGA
- the LOC115409771 gene encoding leucine-rich repeat and immunoglobulin-like domain-containing nogo receptor-interacting protein 1 isoform X2, whose product MFERSVVHQRLCWGALYLLAAGVALTSESRWLCPPSCRCNAALLEASCSSGQLPSVPDDLPQEAKLLNLTNNTIKTLERRQFHTSTQLLDLDLSDNLLAILEAEAFLGLQSLLRLRLNHNRLKIIPVGAFAGLANLQLLDISSNQILVFLDFTFSDLASLQFLKATENDLVFISRQAFTGLGSLQELYLDGGNLTAVPTEALAQLRVLRRLHCYRLGLNTLPNYSYRPLVHLKELVISHCLWLEALSGNSLFGLNLTSLSITHCNLSAVPYIPLHHLVYLVYLDLSFNPITYIHGNLLGDLLRLQELHLIGGSLLRIELGAFGGLVHFRSLNVSGNLLTTLEGGAFHSVDALKTLGLDNNPLACDCRLLWMVRRQPYVDFGGRRPTCATSVQLQSWDFLEFSRDELQTLLTCRQPRILNRKPQEVRVDQGHTVEFHCSADGDPVPSVSWLNPQLRLLSPDGRIRALSNGTLEVRYAQPQDSGTYLCVALNAAGNDSLTVSLLVRAFTSTSRTPFRLKGWPVLPSSPPDRAANEKLPFDVKTLLIAATIGFFSFFSSVSLCFVFMLFWSKSKGQIKHTATIAYVPRSAVSNGGTSNRQETSRFTMKLI is encoded by the coding sequence ATGTTTGAGAGGTCTGTCGTCCACCAAAGGCTATGCTGGGGAGCTCTCTACCTGCTGGCGGCAGGCGTGGCGTTAACATCTGAATCCCGCTGGCTGTGCCCACCGTCCTGCCGCTGCAATGCCGCGCTGCTGGAGGCCAGCTGCTCCAGCGGTCAACTCCCGTCCGTACCCGATGATCTCCCGCAAGAGGCGAAGCTACTTAACTTGACCAACAATACGATCAAGACTCTGGAGCGTCGGCAGTTCCACACGTCAACACAGCTGCTGGACTTGGATCTGAGTGACAATCTGTTGGCAATCCTCGAAGCTGAAGCCTTTCTCGGCCTGCAGAGCCTGTTGAGGCTGCGTCTTAATCACAACCGCCTGAAGATTATTCCAGTGGGAGCGTTCGCCGGTTTGGCAAACCTGCAGTTGTTGGATATAAGCAGCAATCAGATCCTAGTTTTTCTAGACTTCACTTTCAGTGACTTGGCGAGCCTCCAGTTTCTTAAAGCAACTGAGAACGACTTAGTTTTTATCTCTCGTCAGGCTTTTACTGGACTGGGCAGCCTGCAGGAGCTGTACCTGGATGGCGGGAACCTGACCGCTGTGCCGACAGAGGCCCTCGCACAGCTGAGGGTGCTGAGACGGCTGCATTGTTACCGACTGGGCCTCAACACGCTGCCGAACTACTCCTACCGCCCCCTGGTGCACCTTAAAGAACTGGTCATTTCTCATTGCCTCTGGCTTGAGGCGCTGTCAGGAAACAGCCTCTTTGGTCTAAATCTCACATCTCTAAGCATCACGCACTGCAACCTGAGCGCTGTGCCCTACATCCCTTTACATCATCTCGTATATCTCGTATACCTTGATCTCTCTTTCAACCCTATCACCTACATTCACGGGAACCTTCTGGGAGACCTTCTCCGGCTCCAGGAGCTGCATCTCATCGGGGGCTCGTTGCTCCGGATTGAGCTTGGAGCGTTCGGGGGATTGGTGCATTTCAGATCGCTGAATGTGTCCGGAAACCTTCTCACCACACTGGAGGGAGGAGCCTTCCATTCAGTGGACGCCCTGAAAACTCTCGGGCTCGATAACAATCCGCTGGCGTGTGACTGCCGTTTGCTCTGGATGGTGCGAAGGCAGCCGTACGTGGACTTCGGCGGACGCCGGCCGACTTGTGCTACCTCGgttcagctgcagagctgggACTTCCTGGAGTTCTCCCGGGACGAGCTCCAGACTCTGCTCACCTGTCGACAGCCCCGAATCCTAAACCGCAAACCTCAAGAAGTGCGGGTGGACCAGGGACACACGGTGGAGTTCCACTGCAGTGCGGACGGTGATCCCGTGCCTTCCGTCAGCTGGCTCAACCCGCAGCTCAGACTTTTATCGCCCGATGGCAGAATACGAGCTCTCTCCAACGGCACGCTGGAGGTTCGTTACGCTCAGCCTCAAGACAGCGGTACTTACCTGTGCGTGGCGTTGAACGCAGCGGGAAACGACAGCCTGACAGTCAGCCTTCTTGTCCGAGCATTCACCTCCACATCAAGGACCCCCTTCCGTCTCAAAGGCTGGCCCGTGCTACCGTCGTCCCCTCCGGACAGGGCCGCCAACGAAAAGCTCCCGTTCGATGTCAAGACTCTGCTGATCGCAGCAACCATTGGCTTCTTCTCATTTTTCAGCTCTGTGagcttgtgttttgttttcatgttgttttggaGTAAGAGCAAAGGCCAAATTAAACACACAGCCACCATCGCATACGTGCCCCGAAGCGCCGTGTCGAATGGAGGGACCAGCAACAGGCAGGAGACGAGCCGGTTCACCATGAAACTCATATGA
- the LOC115409813 gene encoding uncharacterized protein LOC115409813, protein MKVSSAVLLLALLALCRSSPLSNKAWEDWTFKHHKIYNNETEIVFRRAVWERNVRFVLKHNLEASAGKHSFTLGLNHLADMTVEEINEELNGLKQEEPLPFINGTLWKESGLKIPQSLDWRKKGLVSPVRNQGQCGSCWAFSSLGALEGQMKKRTGVLVPLSPQNLVDCSTSEGNLGCRGGYISKSYTYIIRNRGVDSEEFYPYEHKNGKCRYSVKGKAAYCSNFHVLPRGDEDELQAVVASVGPVAVAVNARLSSFHFYRGGLYNVPSCNPKLINHAVLVVGYGTDAGQDYWLVKNSWGTAWGEQGYIRIARNKKNMCGIASFAVYPTLCAERARINRCDGRRSHGQVRVLRSAVFLGPGHRGAEMSRSLLLTLMCGLAVAVSSSGRDRHWELWKKMHNKAYSHQIEESGRRRIWEENLEMINVHNLEMSLGLHSFDLAMNHLGDLTYEEITSTLTNTRIPADLDMDSSFVVENISLPESLDWREKGFVTPVKMQGSCGACWAFSAVGALEGQLKKVKGYLMSLSPQNLVDCSSKFGNDGCKGGFMSSAFKYVMKNEGIDSDAAYPYDGKRGHCKYSPEYRAANCSGYYLLPKGDEDALKMALASVGPISVAIDASSHKFLFYRNGVYRDRTCTHNVNHGVLAVGYGTEGGQDYWIIKNSWGVKYGDKGYIKMARNKRNQCGIGLYSCFPIM, encoded by the exons ATGAAGGTTTCATCTGCCGTGCTGCTTTTAGCCCTTCTGGCTCTCTGTCGTTCTTCACCTCTCTCAAACAAAGCCTGGGAAGACTGGACTTTTAAACACcacaaaatttacaataatgag aCGGAGATCGTCTTCAGGCGAGCGGTTTGGGAGAGGAACGTGCGTTTTGTGTTGAAACACAACCTGGAGGcctcagcaggaaaacacagcttcacaCTGGGACTCAACCACCTGGCAGACATG ACAGTCGAGGAGATTAATGAGGAGCTCAACGGGTTGAAGCAGGAGGAGCCTCTTCCCTTCATAAATGGCACGCTTTGGAAAGAGAGTGGTTTGAAGATACCgcagagtctggactggaggaAGAAGGGCCTGGTCAGTCCAGTCAGGAACCAA GGGCAGTGTGGGTCGTGCTGGGCCTTCAGCTCTCTGGGAGCTCTGGAGGGTCAGATGAAGAAGAGGACAGGCGTCCTGGTGCCTCTGAGTCCACAGAACCTGGTGGACTGCAGCACCAGCGAGGGGAACCTGGGCTGCAGAGGAGGCTACATCTCCAAATCCTACACCTACATCATCCGCAACAGAGGCGTGGACTCGGAGGAGTTCTACCCCTACGAACACAAG AATGGGAAATGCCGCTATTCCGTCAAGGGGAAAGCTGCATACTGCTCTAATTTCCACGTCCTTCCTCGAGGAGAcgaggacgagctgcaggctgTGGTGGCGTCGGTGGGACCGGTTGCCGTGGCTGTCAATGCCAGGCTGTCGTCTTTCCATTTTTACAGAGGAG GTTTATACAACGTCCCCAGCTGCAACCCGAAGTTAATAAATCACGCCGTTCTGGTGGTGGGTTATGGCACGGATGCGGGACAAGACTACTGGCTGGTGAAAAACAG CTGGGGGACGGCGTGGGGAGAGCAGGGCTACATCCGGATCGCAaggaacaagaagaacatgTGTGGCATTGCCAGCTTTGCAGTTTACCCAACCCT GTGTGCAGAGAGAGCCAGGATAAATAGATGTGATGGGAGGCGCTCTCACGGTCAGGTCAGGGTTCTGAGGTCGGCAGTGTTTCTTGGTCCCGGTCATCGAG GAGCTGAAATGTCTCGGAGCCTGCTTCTCACGCTCATGTGTGGACTAGCAGTGGCCGTCAGCAGTTCAGGAAGGGATCGACACTGGGAGCTGTGGAAGAAAATGCACAACAAAGCGTATTCTCATCAG ATTGAGGAGTCGGGCCGCAGACGGATATGGGAGGAGAATTTGGAAATGATTAATGTCCACAACCTGGAGATGTCCCTGGGTTTACACTCTTTTGACTTGGCCATGAACCACCTGGGAGACCTG ACCTACGAGGAGATCACCAGCACTCTGACCAACACCAGAATACCAGCTGACCTCGACATGGATTCAAGCTTCGTCGTGGAAAACATCTCTTTGCCAGAATCGCTGGACTGGAGGGAAAAAGGCTTCGTGACTCCGGTCAAGATGCAG GGTTCTTGTGGCGCCTGTTGGGCCTTCAGTGCCGTCGGCGCTCTGGAGGGACAGCTGAAGAAGGTCAAAGGGTACCTGATGTCCCTCAGCCCCCAGAATCTCGTGGACTGCTCCTCCAAGTTTGGCAATGACGGGTGCAAGGGTGGCTTCATGTCGAGTGCGTTTAAATACGTCATGAAAAACGAAGGCATCGACTCGGACGCGGCTTACCCCTACGATGGGAAG CGTGGTCACTGCAAGTACAGCCCGGAGTACCGGGCCGCCAACTGCTCAGGGTATTACCTCTTACCAAAGGGGGACGAGGACGCTCTGAAAATGGCTCTGGCTTCCGTTGGACCCATCTCTGTCGCGATTGACGCTTCTAGCCATAAATTTCTCTTCTACCGTAACG GTGTGTACCGGGACCGCACCTGCACCCACAATGTCAACCACGGCGTGCTGGCTGTGGGCTACGGCACTGAGGGAGGACAGGACTACTGGATCATCAAAAACAG ctggGGTGTGAAGTACGGAGACAAAGGATACATCAAAATGGCCCGGAACAAACGCAACCAGTGTGGCATCGGCCTTTACTCTTGTTTTCCCATCATGTGA